The Toxoplasma gondii ME49 chromosome III, whole genome shotgun sequence genome includes a window with the following:
- a CDS encoding autophagy-related protein 8 atg8, putative (encoded by transcript TGME49_254120~Gene product name based on ToxoDB Community Expert Annotation.), whose product MPSIRDEVSFEKRTAEAHRIRAKYPNRIPVICEKAPRSDLPVIDKKKFLVPMNMLVGEFKYIIHKHINQCAQNSGLPLTHEKTIYLFVENTAPKAGALMQEVYEQHVSDDGFLYVEYSSENTLG is encoded by the exons ATGCCATCGATTCGCGACGAAGTGTCCTTCG aaaaGAGGACAGCGGAGGCACACCGCATTCGGGCAAAGTATCCCAACCGAATTCCGGTCATCTGCGAAAAAGCTCCCCGGTCGGACCTGCCAGTGATTGACAAGAAGAA GTTCCTCGTGCCGATGAACATGCTTGTCGGAGAGTTCAAGTACATCATCCACAAACACATCAACCAGTGCGCACAGAACAGCGGCTTGCCGCTGACTCACGAGAAAACGATTTATTTGTTTGTTGAAAATACGGCACCGAAGGCGGGTGCCTTGATGCAGGAAGTGTATGAGCAGCACGTGTCTGATGACGGCTTTCTGTACGTGGAATACTCTTCAGAGAACACTCTGGGGTAA